Below is a window of Pseudomonas monteilii DNA.
AGGATGTTGATTATGAGCCTATCTTGGTCGAGTCCTTCAAGCCAATTGAAGCTGGTAGTCGTATGCTCGATGGTGATACTTCGCACCTTGTTGGTTTCGTTCTGAGTATGCAGGAAAAAAAGGTGGTGCCTTCACATATTTTGCCTTTTGCTGTGGATGAGGCTAATAACTTCATCTGCTTCGAAAAAAACTCAGGTAAGGTGCTGTATTTTGCAGTCGATGTGTTTCGTCCTGATGTTGAAATGGCTGTCAATCATTTGGCCGCACAGAAAATCTTGTCGGAATCATTCAAGGAATTTTCTGAATCTCTGTGTCTTGGTGAAGAAGAGGGCGACGAAGAAGATTGATAGGTCACCATAGCAACGCGCTGGGCATTGACCGCATTTGCTGCAAGTACGCCCTAGTGGGCGAGCTTCGCATGATTGATCGCTGGATCAGCGGTGGCGAAACTCTTTGTTCCGTTACGATATCGATGCGCACACCAGTAAGGCCGTCGATGAGCATGTTCACAGGTTACAGGTCTACTCCAACACCGACCACCGTTTCATCACCTCTATCGATGTGATCTTGGAATAAAAAATCGACCTATCAAGGATTTGGCGCGCCTTTCGTTGATGCTTTCGATGTCCATAAACGTGTATCGGAATTTTTTTCTCTTCTCTAATATCTTCAATTGCTTGTAGGCTAAAATATTATACCGGTGATAAAACACCAGGAACGCCGAAATTGCAATAAAAAAGCAAACCAATCCCGATGGGGTTGCATCGTGGTCTTTCAAAATCGGATAACACATCCCTCCTATCACCGCCGCAAACCCTCCATGCCATCCTTTGGTTTGCAATGGGCGTTCCACAGACTCGACGCGCTTCCCTTCGAAGCGCAGTGAGGAATTTTTACCAGCGCTTCCTAAGGTGTAGATTGCAAGGTACAAAAGTACAACCAGGCCCACAGGCAGCGACGCAAAAAATAAGGACGTGCTTGGGCTCAATTTCGAGATTTTGTAAGCGATAGCAAGTATGAGTAACGACGCGAATAAGGGCGCAAACGCTAGGTTAAATAAGAGCTGATGGCCTGCGTACGTGATGAAATGTTGTGTTCTATAAGCACAGTGGACGCTCCATGATGTCATCGCCACGACAACGGCCGTTGCCGGATACACCATGCCTGATGGACCTGATCCAACCATGAGGAGGGATATCATCACGATCAGAAACCATCCGGCTACTATATTTGCAAAAAAACGCTCTGTCGTGAACATAGGTTCGACGTTCTCCAGTCCGCTACCGCTTCCCAGCCAATTGTATCATTGCCTATAACACACTAAGTTGCACGACCTGCTGAGTTACAAATGTCACCACTGGATGACAGGGGTCGATGCTACAAGCATTGAAACGGAATTAAAACCTGAAGAGGCCCTGCCTGACAGTTGTCACGGTCCATCGCGATGAAAAGCAAGCGACAAAGCAATTCTTGCTGCAACGTCATATTGAGAGCGTCGATGCTGCGTTCTGCTACTGATCACCTGCTCTACAGGCCGCACGTCAGACCTTTCGGTTACTGCCCCGCCCTTGACGCGAACGATAATATGATCAAACTGGCAACGCCCGATTCCAGCGTCCAATGCCCGTGAAGGGAGATGAAGTGTTCCCATGGCCGACAAGAACATTATGCTCAACGCATTTCTCACCAGAATCGAACACCTTGAAGGCGATGACGAATGCCTCGAGCCCATCAAGCCTACCCTCACGGCATTGTCCAATGACGTCTTGAGCCACACCGACACGCCTGACAACGCCTTCCTGCTCTCACGCTTCGAGCACTGCATGCATGAAATCAACGCCTTCGAAGACTCGATCGAAACCGTTGAAAGGGAGTCGATCCTCGAGTTCCTGTACGCATTAGGGGACGCCGTGGGTCTCCCGAGCGACGACGACTACCTGGAAGCCTGGCGCGGCGATTGGTAGGCGCCATAGATCCGGCATGCCCTCGATCCCTCGATACGATCACCTCGCAGGCCTCGCATTCCACGACACAGGCGCATGCTACCGCCTCGCAAACCCAGTCCAACCCGACAAAACCTACCCAACTCCCCGTGACCCTCGAATTCCACCTGCACACCGACACAGCCACCCTGGCCATCTTCGACACACAAGCGGTACGCTACCGCCTGGACGACACCTGCGATTGGTGGAGCCTCCCGCACGACGAGCTACTGGAAATCAACGCGGGCGCCATCGCCTTCCTGAATCTGCCGAGCGACGGCACGTACCCGATCAGGGTCCAGGCGTCGCTGACGAACGAGGAGGCAGCGTGTACCTGCGCGTGCCCTCGGGTCAGGTCTTCATCGGATCAGGCGAGGACACCACCGGAGGCGGTCTGGAGCCCGACAGTTCCGACGTGAACCAGGGACAGTTCATCACCCTCGACAAGGGCACCTATTGCATGCGCTACAAAGGAGAGGCGGGCATCATTCACCTGGCCTTTTCACCGGCCATGACCTGCTGCAACCACCTTACCGACGCCATCAGATTGCCAATGCCGCATTGACGACCTGCGACAGCGCCCTCTGGCGCTCGTCCTCACACACTGTCCGGATCCCCGAAGAACACCTGAATCCGCGACCGCAACCACCGCTCCGCCGGGTCATTGTCCTGCGCCCCACGCCAGGCCATGTGCAACTCGAACGCCCCCACCTCGATCGGCGGCTCCTCCGCCCGCAGTCCACCCGCTGCCGTCAGCACCTCCGCCGTATAGTCCGGCACCGTCGCCAGGATGTCCGTCCCCGCGAGCAGGCTCCCCAGCCCGTTGAACTGTGGCACCGCCAGCACCACGTGACGCTTGCGCCCGATCGTGTCCAGCGCCTCGTCGATGAACCCCGACAGGTCCCCGGCGAACGACACCAGCGCATGGGGCCGGGCACAGAAGTCGTCCAGGGTGATCGCCCCGGGCACGCTGTCGGCACGCAACAACTTGGCCCGGCTGCGCCGCAGCACCTTGCGCTTGGCGTTGGCCGGCAGGTCGGCGGTGTAGCTCACGCCCACCGAGATCTCGCCCGAGGCGAGCAGGGCGGGCATCAACAGGTAGTTGACGCGGCGCACCACCAGCACGATGCCGGGGGCTTCGGCGCGGATGCGCTTGAGCAGCAGCGGCAGCAGGGCGAACTCGACGTCGTCCGACAGGCCGATGCGAAACACCGCGGTGCTGGTGGCCGGGTCGAACTCGGCGGCGCGGCTGACGGCGGTGGAGATCGAGTCCAGGGCCGGGGAGAGCAAGGCGAAGATCTCCTGGGCGCGGGCCGAAGGTTCCATGGTGCGGCCGGTGCGCACGAACAGCGGGTCGTCGAACAGGTTGCGCAGGCGCGACAGGGCCGCACTGATCGCCGGCTGGCCGAGGAACAGCTTTTCCGCAGCGCGGGTCACGCTGCGCTCGTGCATCAGGGTCTCGAACACAATCAGCAGGTTGAGGTCTACACGACGCAGGTCGTTACGGTTCATCGATCGTTGGGCCTGTATGCCGGGGGTGGGGCAGGGGTGAATACTAAAGCCAAAGGCTGTTACCCTGCACCGCTTTCCCGCACACCGGGTGCCGAGGCGCCTGGCCGATCGATGTCAGGCATGTCGACTATCGATGACCGCCCATGGCTTGGCGGGCGATGTCCCGATACAGTGCAGGGTAATACGAGGTTCATACAGGCGAGGTAGGCCATGTCGCGCATCATCCGTTTCCACAAGTTCGGCGCCGCCGAGGTGCTGCGCTGCGAGCAGCAGGCCGAGCCGACGCCGACGGCGGGCGAGGTGCAGGTGCGTGTCGAGGCGATCGGCATCAGCTGGTACGACGTGCTCTGGCGACAGAACCTGGCACCGTCCAAGGCGCGCCTGCCGGCCGGCATCGGCCAGGAGATGGCCGGGGTGGTCACGGCCGTGGGCGACGGGGTCGAGGACATCGCCGTCGGCGATCGCGTGGCCAGCTTTCCGGCGGCCAGTGCCAACGACCATCCCGTGTACGGCGACGTGGTGGTGCTGCCACGCACGGCCATCACCCGCTACCCGGACCTGCTGTCGCCGATCGAGGCGAGCGTGCACTACACCCCGCTGTTGATCGCCTACTTCGCCTACGTCGAGCTGGCCAAGGCCAAACCGGGGCAGACCGCCCTGGTGACCGATGCCAGCCACTGCGCCGGGCCGGCCTTCGTGCAACTGGGCAAGGCCCTGGGGTTGAAGGTGTTCGCGGTCACCAAGCAGGCCGAGCAGCGTGCGCCGCTGCTGGCGCTGGGGGCCGACAAGGTGATCGTCACCGAGGAACAGGACCTGCTGCTGCAGGTGGCCAAATACACCGACAGCCGCGGCGTGGACATGGTCCTCGACGGGCTGGGTGGCCCGCAGATGTCGCTGCTGGGCGATGTGCTGGCGCCACGCGGCAGCCTGGTGCTGTACGGCCTGCAAGGCGGCAACCAGACCCCGTTCCCGGCGTGCGCGGCGTTCCAGAAGAACATCCAGTTCCACGTGCACTGCATCGGCAACTTCACCGGCAAGCCTGAGCTGGGCATCGCCCAGGACCAGGCTGCCATGGCGCGGGCGCTGGACGCCATCAACCGCTTCACGGCCGATCGTCTGCTGACGCCGCAGATCGTCAAGGTCTACCCGTTCAGCCAGGTGGTCGAGGCGCATCGCTACATGGACGACTGCCCATGTGGTGGGCGTGTGGTGCTGGACATGGCGCTCGACTGAGCCCTCTGCGCGCGCATCGGCCAGCGGCAGGCATTGCCCCTGGTCGAGCAGTGTGCTCGTTTCCTTTCATAGAACGCGTGATGCGTGTCTTATCTCTTCCCTGAGAAATTTCCTACAGCACAATAAGTAATTGCCGATAGGCTAAGTGGCAAACTTTAAGTGCGCTTTTTGTTATTGTCGGCCCATTGAAAAAGTCTGAATGAAAGTTGGCCGATAATACCCGTCTGAATGGTTTTTTTACCGTGATCTGTATCTGTTATTCCTGCCTCGAGAATCGATAATGGCCCCGTGATAGCCGTCGGCCAGGCCGCGAAAGGCGCGGGCTGGGTCGAATGAAGGCCGCAAGTCGATTACCGCTGTCTCGGCCACGATGCGCCTGAGATGGCTCGTTTTCGAAGAGCGCTTTCATTCAATGACGTGTCGCGTGAAGAGCGAGCCCAGCTGCCAAGGAGGTGCATGACATGGCAAGTACGATTCATGACCAGGCTATGCGATACATATACAAGCAAGTCCTCGAGCGCGTGTTGGACGACATGAGCCGACCCCAGCGCGCTGCATTGCAGTTGTTGGTCCAGCGCCTGGTGGTTGCAGCCGGCGGGCCCGACGAGATCGCACGCTTTCGGGTGTTCTTCCCGTACAGCGGTGACGACCGCGGCAGCCATGCCCTGGCGTGCCTGCGGGCGGCGCAGCTGAGCCTTGCCAGCCGCGGGTCGGCGACCTTCGCGCTGCGGGTGCTGCTGTTGCCCCGGGGTGGGCGCCAGATGCCATTGGGCGAGCGGCTGGAGCGCTGTTTCAGCCGACTGTTCCTGGAGGACGACCCACGCGTCGAGCTGTTGATGGTCGACGGGGGCCAGATCGTGCCGTTCTGCGCGCGGCGCCTGCTCGACCCGCAGCTCGATGCCGTGGGGCGCGAGCGGTTGCTGACCCTCGGGCACCTCTGCCACGGCCAGCCCGAACGGGTGCTCGAGGGCTGGCACGTGCTGGCCCAGGCCAGGGCATGCCGGGCCGCGCTGGACCACGAGGGGCCCGTGGATGTGCTGGCCACCGAACTATCCCTGGCCCAGCAACGCCGGTTGCTGGCCTGGAGCCAACGCTGCCGGCGGGCGATGGGCCTGCCGGATGACCGCTGGGTGCGCTACTGCGCGCGCAGCCTGCTGGACAACCTGACCCAGGTCTACGAACACCTGCCGGCCCATTGCCTGGGTACCGAGCCTGCGCTGGCACACGTGGACGAGCCGGTGTCGAACGAGCCGCGCTTGCAGGTGGTCGATCTGGCCGACCTGCTGCCCGACGACCCCACCCAGGCTACGGTGAGCGACTCAGGGCCATGTCACGGGTTTCGGGAGCCGTCCCTGCCGTGCACGGTCACCCGGACGGGCGACCCTTGGCGCGAAGAGGCCTACCGCGTGTTCCTGCGCGCCCATGCGCTGTCGCCCCAGCAGCTCGACTGCCTGCTCAGCGCGCCGTTCGTAGGCCGTGGCGCGGGGCTGGAGGCCTTCGTCAGGCGCTGCTACCCCGAGATGCGCGTGGCACTGCCCTTGTTGCATCAGACCTTGCAGGGCCGACCTTGCCCGGAAGCGGCCGGCCGTTGGCTGACCACGGCCACCGGGCTGCCGGTCGATACCCTGCAAGCGTTGTACGCCGACCCGGGGCGGCCACAGGGGTGGCGGCACCTGTTCGCGCACCTGGCCTGGCGCCAGGGCGAGCTGCCCGACTGGGCCCGCGGCGGCCTGACGGTCAACGCGAGTCCGACCTCGCAGGTGGCGGCCCGATGAGCAAGTCGAGCCGGGGCGAATTCGCCTACCAAGCCGTGTACCGTTATCTGTTGACGCTGACCCGGCACAACACGGTGTGCAACGAGCCCAAGCTGCCTTCGCTGCGCGATCTGGCCAAGCGCCTGAAAGTCTCGCTCTCGACCGTGCAGCACGCCTACAACCAGCTGGAGCATGAAGGCTACGTGCGGTCGGTGCCCAAGTCCGGTTATTACATCAACCGTTCCATTGACGGTGCGCAGCGTGCACGTCCTCCCGCGCCGGCGATCTCGGCCGGCCACCACAGCCTGCACTTGCTCGAGCCGCCGCTGCCTGCCATGCCGGCGCTGGACCATGCACTGCTCACCGAGGAGCGGCGTCTGGCGCGTCAGGGCAGCCGCAGCGTGCACGAGCGGCGCCTGGCCGGGGAGCTGATGCTGCGCAGCGCCCTGGCCACGCGCTACACGCAGTCGTCGGTGCATTGCTGGAGCGCCGAGGACGTCTACCTGGCGACCGACCTGCAGACCTTGCTGGAAACCGTGTTCGCGGCCCTGCACCTGGAGAACGAAGCCATCCTGGTGCCATCGCCCGTCTGCGCCCGCCTGCTGTGGCTGCTGAACCAGACCGGTCGCCGCGTCGTCGAGCTGCCGCTCGACGCCCGGGGTTGTCCGGATCTGTGCGCGCTGGCGCACTTGTTGCGGCACGAGCGGATCGGGCTGGCGATGTTGCCGTCCTGCCTGGCCAGCCCGCTGGGGCGCGTGATGTCGATGACGGCGCAGCGGGCCATGGCGGCGTTGCTCGATCAGCACCGGGTCTGGGTACTGGAAAACGACCTGGACAGCGAGCATTGCTTCGATGGCCCACCGGTTGCGCGGTTGCGCGATGCGCTCGACCCGGAGCGCCTGCTGGTGCTTGGCTCGTTGCAGGCCTGCGTCGGCGCCGAGGCGCCCTACGTCTACGTGCTGAGCGACCACGAGCCGGTACGTCAGGCCTTCATCTGGCGCGACTTCCGCCTGCCGCCCCTGCGCCAGCACGCCCTGGCACGGTTGCTGGTCAAGGGCCAGGTCGATGCCCACCTGCAGGTGGTGCGTCGCGAGCTGGCTTCGCGGATGGACGCATTGTGCGCGGAGATCGCCCGGCAGGTGCCGGGGCAACTGGCCTTCGAACGTCCCTCGGGCGGGCGCGGGCTGTGGGGGCGGGTCTACCAGGAGACCGATGTGCAGCGTGTGCTGCGCGAGTTCTCGGCCAAGGGCCTGCATGCCGCGCCAGGGCCGATGTTCAGCGCGCGGGGCTGGCACCGGCAGTACATCCTGCTGGCCTGGGAGGGCGGCCGCCTGAACGACCTGCGCCAGGCCGTGGGCCTGCTGCGGCAACGGCTGGCACGGCATCGACAGCCTGACCGCTGATCCAGCCGATTTGCCTGGCGCCGCCGTCTGTATGTATAACCAGTGCGTCAATCCCTTTGCCGCCTGTCTACCGTGATCGCCCATTCCGTCGAAGAACCCTTCTACTACCTGTACAACTTCCAACAGGTACTCGACTGGGTCGAGCTGCGCTACGCCGACCTGCTCGACGAGCAGGAGCGCGCGTTCATCCGCACGTTCGCCGAGTTACCACGCCCTGCGCGTGCCTTGCTGGTGCGCATGGTCATGCGCAAGGGCGAACTGTTTCGTACCGACAAGCTCCAGTACGCCGAGATCGGCTGCACGCACGCGGCCCTGGCCCCCTTGCTCGACACCGGTTGGGTGGCCGAGCAGATCGAACTGGGCGTCGAGCAGCTGTTTGGTCTGCTGCGCAAGGATGAGCTGGCGCGGTGCTTCGCCGGGCAGTTGAGCCGGCCCAAGGCGCTCAAGCACGAGCTGCTGGCCGAACTGCTGGCCCTGGAACTGGCGCCGCGCACCCTGGCGTCGTGGTTCCCGACCTTTCCTGAGCGTGTGGTGCAGTGGCGTCTGCAAGCGTTGTGCGATCGGCTGCGGCTGCTGTTCTTCGGCAACCTGTACCAGGACTGGTCGGAGTTCGTGCTGGCCGACCTGGGCTTCGCCCGCTACGAGCAGGTGGCCTTCAGCGCTGATTCGCGGGCCTTGCGCAGCCGTGAAGACGTGACCGCGGCCATGGCGCTGCATGCCTGCACCGAACAACTGGAGCAGGGTGCCACGCCGCAGCAGGTGTTCGCCGCATTACCCGCGCTTGCCGCCGACAACCCCTGGCTGGCTCGGCGCCGGGCGCGTCTGCTGTTCGGCCTCGGCCAGCAGTGCGAACGCCTGGGCGACTGGGAGCAGGCCACGGCCATCTACGCCGAGTGCCAGCACCCGCAGGCGCGCATCCGTCAGGTGCGTGTGCTCGAGCGCAGCGAGCAGTGGGACGCCGCCCATGCCTTCGCCACCCAGGTGGCCGAAGCCCCGGCCAATGCCCTGGAAGTGCAGGCCCTCGAACGCATGCTGCCACGCCTGGCGCGCAAGCTGGGCGGCGCGCCGCGTTCACGTCGCAAGGCGCCGGCGGCCAACCTGATCCATCTGGTGTTGCCGGCCGAGCACGCCAGCCTCGGGGTCGAGCGCGCGGTCGGCCAGTACCTGCACCAGGAGCATGGCGGGCAGGTGCACTACGTGGAGAACACCCTTTTCAACGGGCTGTTCGGGCTGCTGTGCTGGGAGGTGATCTTCTCGCCTGTGCCGGGTGCGTTCTTCCACCCGTTCCAGAGCGCGCCGCAGGACCTGCACGAAGCCGACTTCCAGCTGCGCCGCGCCGAAGCCTTCGAGGCGTGTTTCGCCCGGCTCGACGCCGGTACCCATGCCGAGGTCATCCGCCAGGTTCACCAGGCCAAGCAAGGCTTGCAGTCGCCCTTCGTCTGCTGGCCGGCGCTGTCGCCCGAGTTGCTCGACCAGGCCCTGGGCTGCCTGCCGCCGGCGCACCTGAAGGCGTGCTTCATCCGGCTGTTGCAGGACATCCGCAACAACCGCACCGGCATGCCGGACCTGATCCAGTTCTGGCCCGACGAAGGCCGTTACCGAATGATCGAGGTCAAGGGGCCGGGCGATCGCCTGCAGGACAACCAGCTGCGCTGGCTGGAGTTCTGCCGCGAGCATGGCTTGCCGGTGGACGTCTGCCACGTGCGCTGGGACAACGCCGCTTCATGAGCTACACCGTCGCCGTGCGTGCCCTGTGCGAGTTCAGTGCCAAGGTGGGTGACCTGGACCTGCGCTTCACCCCATCGCCCACCGCCCAGGAGGGCATCGACGGCCATCGCCGCGTGGTGGCGCGTCGGGGCGCCGGCTATGAGGCCGAGGTCGCGCTGGAAGGGCAGTACCAGAGCCTAAGGGTACGGGGGCGGGCCGACGGCTACGACCCGGCGCTCAACCGCCTGGAAGAAATCAAGACCCACCGCGGCGACCTCTCGCGCCAGCCGGACAATCACCGGCAACTGCACTGGGCGCAGGCCAAGGTCTATGGCTGGCTGCTGTGCCAGGCGCGGCAGCTCGAGCGCATCGAGGTGGCCCTGGTCTACCTGGACGTCGACAGCGACCGGCAGACGGTGATCAACGAGTCCTGGCAGGCAACCGACCTGGAGCGCTTCTTCGACAAGGTCTGCGGGTATTTTCTTGGCTGGGCCCAGGCCCAGGAGCAGCGGCTGCTGGCGCGCAACGAGGGCTTGCAGGCGTTGCAGTTCCCGTACGCCGCGTTCCGCCAGGGCCAGCGACAACTGGCCGAGACCCTGTACAAGGCGGTCAGCACCGGGCGTTGCCTGATGGCCCAGGCCAGCACCGGCATCGGCAAGACCCTCGGCACGCTGTTTCCGCTGCTCAAGGCCACCACGCCGCAGCGGCTCGACAAGATCTTCTTCCTGACCGCCAAGACCCCCGGCCGCGCCCTGGCCCTGCACGCGCTGCGCCAGTTGACCGAGGCCTCGCCACAACCGGCGTTGCGAACCCTCGAGCTGATCGCCCGCGACAAGGCCTGCGAGCACCCGGACAAGGCCTGTCACGGCGAGTCCTGCCCGCTGGCCCAGGGCTTCTACGATCGCTTGCCCGCGGCACGCGAGGCAGCCAACCAACGGCCTCTGCTGGATCAGGCCGGCGTGCGCGAGGTGGCGCTGGCGCACCAGGT
It encodes the following:
- a CDS encoding LysR family transcriptional regulator — protein: MNRNDLRRVDLNLLIVFETLMHERSVTRAAEKLFLGQPAISAALSRLRNLFDDPLFVRTGRTMEPSARAQEIFALLSPALDSISTAVSRAAEFDPATSTAVFRIGLSDDVEFALLPLLLKRIRAEAPGIVLVVRRVNYLLMPALLASGEISVGVSYTADLPANAKRKVLRRSRAKLLRADSVPGAITLDDFCARPHALVSFAGDLSGFIDEALDTIGRKRHVVLAVPQFNGLGSLLAGTDILATVPDYTAEVLTAAGGLRAEEPPIEVGAFELHMAWRGAQDNDPAERWLRSRIQVFFGDPDSV
- a CDS encoding alcohol dehydrogenase yields the protein MSRIIRFHKFGAAEVLRCEQQAEPTPTAGEVQVRVEAIGISWYDVLWRQNLAPSKARLPAGIGQEMAGVVTAVGDGVEDIAVGDRVASFPAASANDHPVYGDVVVLPRTAITRYPDLLSPIEASVHYTPLLIAYFAYVELAKAKPGQTALVTDASHCAGPAFVQLGKALGLKVFAVTKQAEQRAPLLALGADKVIVTEEQDLLLQVAKYTDSRGVDMVLDGLGGPQMSLLGDVLAPRGSLVLYGLQGGNQTPFPACAAFQKNIQFHVHCIGNFTGKPELGIAQDQAAMARALDAINRFTADRLLTPQIVKVYPFSQVVEAHRYMDDCPCGGRVVLDMALD
- a CDS encoding nuclease — protein: MIAHSVEEPFYYLYNFQQVLDWVELRYADLLDEQERAFIRTFAELPRPARALLVRMVMRKGELFRTDKLQYAEIGCTHAALAPLLDTGWVAEQIELGVEQLFGLLRKDELARCFAGQLSRPKALKHELLAELLALELAPRTLASWFPTFPERVVQWRLQALCDRLRLLFFGNLYQDWSEFVLADLGFARYEQVAFSADSRALRSREDVTAAMALHACTEQLEQGATPQQVFAALPALAADNPWLARRRARLLFGLGQQCERLGDWEQATAIYAECQHPQARIRQVRVLERSEQWDAAHAFATQVAEAPANALEVQALERMLPRLARKLGGAPRSRRKAPAANLIHLVLPAEHASLGVERAVGQYLHQEHGGQVHYVENTLFNGLFGLLCWEVIFSPVPGAFFHPFQSAPQDLHEADFQLRRAEAFEACFARLDAGTHAEVIRQVHQAKQGLQSPFVCWPALSPELLDQALGCLPPAHLKACFIRLLQDIRNNRTGMPDLIQFWPDEGRYRMIEVKGPGDRLQDNQLRWLEFCREHGLPVDVCHVRWDNAAS